The following proteins are encoded in a genomic region of Galbibacter sp. BG1:
- a CDS encoding DUF2256 domain-containing protein — MKKSHLPVKICETCKRPFTWRKKWERDWENVKYCSQKCKKNKNDERP, encoded by the coding sequence ATGAAAAAAAGTCATCTCCCGGTTAAAATCTGTGAAACTTGTAAACGACCATTTACTTGGCGAAAAAAGTGGGAAAGAGATTGGGAAAATGTTAAATATTGCAGTCAAAAATGTAAAAAGAATAAAAACGATGAACGTCCTTAG
- a CDS encoding RsmB/NOP family class I SAM-dependent RNA methyltransferase: MRLHRNLVYAVIDGLQLIFNENKYADKVVEQLLKRDKRWGARDRGFIAETTYDIVRWKRLYAEIAEVKEPFTRENLWRIFAVWAVLKGIKLPDWKQLEGTPNRRIKGRFDELSKIRKYKESIPDWLDELGEKELGEATWSKELHALNQQADVILRVNTLKTNKHALQDILAEEEIETLPLKGYPDALQLKERGNIFKTEAFKNGLFEVQDASSQLVADFLDVQPGMRVADACAGAGGKSLHLAAKMENKGQIIALDIYGNKLKELKRRARRNDVHNIETREIDSTKVIKKLHNAMDRVLIDAPCSGLGVLRRNPDAKWKLQPEFIDNIKQTQQQILADYSKMVKAGGKMVYATCSILPSENQEQVQTFLNSENGKDFKLIKDKKVLASVSGFDGFYMALLEKA; this comes from the coding sequence ATGCGATTGCACAGAAATCTAGTTTATGCCGTAATAGACGGTCTACAACTCATTTTTAACGAAAATAAATATGCCGATAAGGTTGTTGAACAATTACTAAAACGCGACAAAAGATGGGGCGCCCGCGATCGGGGTTTTATTGCCGAAACAACCTACGACATTGTAAGATGGAAACGTTTATATGCTGAAATTGCAGAGGTAAAAGAACCTTTTACCAGGGAAAACCTTTGGCGTATTTTTGCGGTTTGGGCGGTACTTAAAGGGATAAAACTACCCGATTGGAAGCAACTGGAAGGCACTCCAAACAGACGTATAAAAGGCCGTTTCGACGAACTTTCAAAAATAAGGAAATACAAAGAGTCCATCCCCGATTGGTTGGACGAACTCGGTGAGAAGGAATTGGGCGAAGCTACCTGGAGCAAGGAGCTACATGCACTCAATCAACAAGCCGATGTAATCTTGCGTGTAAATACCCTAAAAACAAACAAGCATGCTTTGCAAGATATTTTAGCGGAAGAAGAAATTGAAACACTTCCCCTTAAAGGATATCCCGATGCTTTACAATTAAAAGAACGCGGTAATATTTTTAAAACAGAAGCTTTTAAAAACGGACTATTTGAGGTACAAGACGCTTCTTCCCAACTGGTTGCAGATTTTTTAGATGTGCAGCCTGGAATGCGGGTAGCAGATGCGTGTGCCGGTGCCGGAGGAAAATCGCTTCACCTGGCCGCCAAAATGGAAAATAAAGGGCAAATTATTGCTTTGGATATTTATGGCAATAAACTTAAAGAATTAAAACGTAGAGCACGAAGAAACGATGTGCACAATATAGAAACCCGAGAAATAGATTCAACAAAGGTTATTAAAAAACTACATAACGCAATGGATAGGGTTCTTATCGATGCGCCTTGTAGCGGACTCGGTGTTTTAAGAAGAAATCCTGATGCTAAATGGAAATTGCAACCAGAATTTATTGACAATATTAAACAAACCCAGCAGCAAATTCTTGCTGATTATTCTAAAATGGTAAAAGCGGGAGGTAAAATGGTTTATGCTACTTGCTCTATACTCCCTTCAGAAAATCAAGAACAAGTACAGACGTTTTTAAATTCTGAAAATGGAAAAGACTTTAAACTCATAAAAGATAAAAAGGTGCTCGCATCTGTTTCTGGATTCGATGGCTTTTATATGGCTCTTTTGGAAAAAGCTTAA